The following proteins come from a genomic window of Methylorubrum populi:
- a CDS encoding sulfonate ABC transporter substrate-binding protein — protein sequence MTVRARSAPITPSLLPRLWLALAALIFASLTLAAHAQENRQTERTVRVGYQKYGTLVLLKGRGTLEPRLKALGYRVQWSEFPSGPPLMEALNAGAVDFGSAGETPPIFAQAASDALIYVAHEPAAPRGEAILVPKASPIQSVADLRGKKVAFNKGSNVHYLLVRAIEAASLSLADITPLYLAPADARAAFERGAVDAWVIWDPYFAAAEAGGNARVLADGTGLVPNHQFYLSSKSFAAENGAALDAIVAAIAEVDAWAKANTDAAARELAPSVGIPAPILSVALKRQTYGIRPLDEAVTREQQRIADTFHGLKLIPRSVDIAAAVRKPGS from the coding sequence ATGACTGTCCGCGCCCGCTCCGCTCCCATCACACCGTCGCTGCTGCCGCGCCTCTGGCTGGCGCTCGCCGCGCTGATCTTCGCCAGCTTGACGCTCGCGGCCCATGCGCAAGAAAACCGACAGACCGAGCGCACGGTGCGGGTCGGTTACCAGAAATACGGCACGCTGGTCCTGCTGAAGGGCCGCGGCACGCTCGAGCCGCGGCTGAAGGCGCTCGGCTACCGGGTGCAATGGTCGGAGTTTCCCTCCGGCCCGCCGCTGATGGAGGCGCTGAACGCGGGTGCCGTCGATTTCGGCTCGGCGGGCGAAACCCCGCCGATCTTCGCCCAGGCTGCGAGCGATGCGCTGATCTACGTCGCCCACGAGCCGGCGGCGCCCAGGGGCGAGGCGATCCTGGTGCCCAAGGCCAGTCCGATTCAATCGGTCGCCGATCTGCGGGGGAAGAAAGTTGCGTTCAACAAGGGCTCGAACGTCCACTACCTGCTGGTGCGGGCCATCGAGGCGGCGAGCCTGAGCCTCGCCGACATCACCCCCCTCTACCTCGCGCCCGCCGATGCGCGGGCGGCGTTCGAACGCGGCGCGGTCGATGCCTGGGTGATCTGGGACCCGTACTTCGCCGCCGCCGAGGCCGGCGGCAACGCCCGGGTGCTCGCCGACGGCACCGGCCTCGTGCCGAACCACCAGTTCTATCTCTCCTCCAAGAGCTTCGCGGCCGAGAACGGCGCGGCGCTCGACGCCATCGTCGCGGCCATCGCCGAGGTCGATGCCTGGGCCAAGGCCAACACCGACGCCGCGGCCAGGGAGCTGGCGCCCTCCGTCGGCATCCCGGCGCCGATCCTGAGCGTCGCCCTCAAGCGCCAGACCTACGGCATCCGCCCCCTCGACGAGGCGGTGACGCGGGAACAGCAGCGCATCGCCGACACCTTCCACGGGCTCAAGCTCATACCGAGGAGCGTCGACATCGCCGCCGCCGTGCGCAAGCCCGGAAGCTGA
- a CDS encoding aliphatic sulfonate ABC transporter substrate-binding protein yields the protein MNRRSAARLVLAGLALSLALGLPLGGLPAVAQDSTLRIGYQRSSALISLLREDATLETALKPLGVTVSWHEFTSGLPIMEALNVGRIDVSADVADTVPVFAQAANARITYFAQEAASPEAQAILVPGDSPLKSVADLKGRKVAVTKGAGSHYLLLAALKAEGLPFKSITPAYLTPADGRSALAGGSVDAWVAWDPFLSAAQIQAGARILKDGTGLSAYKRYYLASDAYAEKRADVLTLLVARLREAGAWVKANPDAAAARLAALWKIEPDIVKQANARRSYRVEPVSRKGLGEQQTIADAFRAEGLLPRAVDAAALPVWDPPTR from the coding sequence ATGAACCGCCGGTCCGCCGCCCGCCTCGTCCTCGCTGGCCTCGCGCTCAGCCTCGCCCTCGGGCTCCCGCTCGGCGGCCTCCCGGCCGTCGCGCAGGATTCGACCCTGCGCATCGGCTATCAGCGCTCCTCGGCGCTGATCTCGCTCCTGCGCGAGGACGCGACCCTGGAGACGGCCCTGAAGCCCCTCGGCGTCACCGTCTCCTGGCACGAATTCACCAGCGGCCTGCCGATCATGGAGGCGCTCAATGTCGGCCGCATCGACGTCTCGGCGGATGTCGCCGACACCGTGCCGGTCTTCGCCCAGGCGGCGAATGCCAGGATCACCTATTTTGCCCAGGAGGCGGCCTCGCCGGAGGCGCAGGCGATCCTGGTGCCGGGGGATTCTCCGCTGAAGAGCGTGGCCGACCTGAAGGGCCGCAAGGTCGCCGTCACCAAAGGCGCCGGCAGCCACTACCTGCTGCTCGCCGCGCTGAAGGCGGAAGGGCTGCCGTTCAAGAGCATCACTCCGGCCTACCTCACCCCGGCGGACGGACGCAGCGCGCTGGCCGGCGGCAGCGTCGATGCCTGGGTGGCGTGGGACCCGTTCCTGTCGGCCGCGCAGATCCAGGCCGGGGCGCGCATCCTCAAGGACGGCACCGGGCTCTCGGCCTACAAGCGCTACTATCTCGCCTCCGATGCCTACGCGGAAAAGCGCGCCGACGTGCTGACCCTGCTCGTCGCCCGGCTGCGCGAGGCCGGGGCCTGGGTGAAGGCCAATCCCGACGCGGCCGCCGCGCGGCTGGCCGCCCTGTGGAAGATCGAGCCCGACATCGTGAAGCAGGCCAATGCCCGCCGCTCCTACCGGGTCGAGCCGGTGAGCCGCAAGGGTCTCGGCGAGCAGCAGACCATCGCCGACGCCTTCCGCGCCGAGGGCCTGTTGCCGCGCGCCGTCGATGCCGCGGCGCTTCCGGTCTGGGATCCGCCGACGCGCTGA
- a CDS encoding zinc-binding metallopeptidase family protein: MKIFQCQACDQPVSFESTVCESCERRLGYVCDRHEVSALEPCGEDERGPLFRAYAHPGRKYRRCANAAHDACNWMVPAESGERYCVTCRHNRVVPDLSVAANIDRWRQIEAAKHRLFYSLLRLDLPLVTRAQYSDGLAFDFLAESSGPPVMTGHLDGLITLSIAEADDVERERRRKMFGEYYRTLLGHFRHEIGHYFWNLLVRFDASLPAFRALFGDESLDYGAALRRHHAAGPPSDWQESFVSSYATAHPWEDFAETFAHYLHIIDTLETGSAFEIRLRPKLRGAAEPAALSTCIDFDPYESPDFERVVEAWIPLTYAVNSLNRSMGQPPLYPFKLTPAVIAKLAFVHERVYAARTPGGLSEEASAEMLKAVIAGLRQRVAAPTA; this comes from the coding sequence ATGAAGATCTTCCAGTGTCAGGCCTGCGACCAGCCGGTCTCGTTCGAGAGCACGGTCTGCGAGAGCTGCGAGCGCCGGCTCGGCTACGTCTGCGACCGGCACGAGGTCTCGGCGCTGGAGCCTTGCGGCGAGGACGAGCGCGGCCCCCTGTTCCGCGCCTACGCGCATCCGGGCCGCAAGTATCGCCGCTGCGCCAACGCGGCCCACGACGCCTGCAACTGGATGGTGCCCGCCGAGTCCGGTGAGCGCTACTGCGTCACCTGCCGGCACAACCGGGTGGTGCCGGACCTCAGCGTGGCGGCCAACATCGACCGCTGGCGCCAGATCGAGGCGGCCAAGCACCGGCTGTTCTACTCGCTCCTGCGTCTCGACCTGCCGCTGGTGACGCGGGCTCAGTATTCCGACGGGCTGGCCTTCGACTTCCTCGCCGAGTCCTCCGGACCTCCGGTGATGACGGGGCATCTCGACGGGCTGATCACGCTCTCGATCGCCGAGGCCGACGACGTCGAGCGGGAACGACGCCGCAAGATGTTCGGGGAGTATTACCGCACCCTGCTCGGCCACTTCCGCCACGAGATCGGGCACTATTTCTGGAACCTGCTGGTGCGCTTCGACGCGAGTCTGCCGGCCTTCCGCGCCCTGTTCGGCGACGAGAGCCTCGATTACGGCGCCGCGCTCCGGCGCCATCACGCCGCCGGGCCGCCTTCCGATTGGCAGGAATCCTTCGTCTCGTCCTACGCCACGGCGCATCCCTGGGAGGATTTCGCCGAGACCTTCGCCCATTATCTGCACATCATCGACACGCTGGAGACCGGCAGCGCGTTCGAGATCCGCCTGCGGCCGAAGCTGCGCGGCGCGGCCGAGCCGGCGGCGCTGTCGACCTGCATCGACTTCGATCCCTACGAATCGCCGGATTTCGAGCGGGTGGTCGAGGCGTGGATCCCGCTCACCTACGCGGTGAACTCGCTCAACCGCTCCATGGGTCAGCCACCGCTCTACCCGTTCAAGCTGACGCCCGCGGTGATCGCCAAGCTCGCCTTCGTGCACGAACGAGTCTACGCCGCGCGCACGCCCGGCGGCCTCTCGGAGGAGGCGAGCGCCGAGATGCTGAAGGCGGTGATCGCGGGCCTGCGCCAGCGCGTGGCGGCACCGACGGCCTGA
- a CDS encoding ATP-binding cassette domain-containing protein: MPAATALRVEDRPDAGLAITLRGLSKSFDGGAPVIRGLDLHVPAGQFVAVVGRSGCGKSTLLRLILGLEEPTAGRVTINGDRNSKRIMFQEPRLLPWARVADNVAVGLGRETPRAERRRRALGVLDEVGLAAKAGNWPATLSGGQRQRVALARALVSRPALLALDEPLGALDALTRIEMQEMIERIWQDQGFTAILVTHDVGEAVAMADRILVVEQGAIALDVAVDVPRPRRRGDPALAELEGRILERLLGHRA; this comes from the coding sequence ATGCCCGCTGCCACCGCCCTGCGCGTCGAGGACCGTCCCGACGCCGGCCTCGCCATCACCCTGCGCGGCCTCTCGAAGAGCTTTGACGGGGGTGCCCCCGTCATCCGTGGCCTCGACCTGCACGTGCCCGCCGGCCAGTTCGTGGCGGTGGTCGGTCGCTCGGGCTGCGGCAAGAGCACCCTGCTGCGTCTGATCCTCGGGCTTGAGGAGCCGACCGCCGGCCGCGTGACGATCAACGGCGACCGCAACTCGAAGAGGATCATGTTCCAGGAGCCGCGGCTGCTGCCCTGGGCGCGGGTCGCCGACAACGTCGCGGTCGGACTCGGGCGCGAGACGCCCCGCGCCGAGCGGCGCAGGCGCGCGCTCGGGGTGCTCGACGAGGTCGGGCTCGCGGCGAAGGCCGGCAACTGGCCCGCGACGCTGTCCGGCGGTCAGCGCCAGCGGGTGGCGCTCGCCCGCGCGCTCGTCAGCCGCCCGGCGCTGCTGGCGCTGGACGAACCGCTCGGGGCGCTGGACGCGCTCACCCGCATCGAGATGCAGGAGATGATCGAGCGCATCTGGCAGGATCAGGGCTTCACCGCGATCCTCGTCACCCACGATGTCGGCGAGGCGGTGGCGATGGCCGACCGCATCCTCGTGGTCGAGCAGGGCGCCATCGCGCTCGACGTCGCCGTGGACGTGCCGCGCCCGCGCCGCCGCGGCGACCCGGCGCTGGCCGAACTCGAAGGCCGCATCCTCGAGCGGCTTCTCGGCCACCGCGCCTGA
- a CDS encoding DUF2147 domain-containing protein, whose product MIFGPIGARAPFLRTGRAAALAAGLAALSAVPASAAAPAHDPSGTWLTQDGKARIRVEKCGPQEKNLCGYAVWLKTPLNDEGKPRVDFRNPDPKKRARASLGHQLILGLKLNKDAHYEGKIYNAEDGKFYDVTIWSDAPEELTVKGCLIAFLCQSQTWTRVSDALPGQLTGPTNGANGPRADAEWAPKTAPGATASGPAATGTTGAAPAAKPAPKPAAPKAPAAPAPAQ is encoded by the coding sequence ATGATCTTCGGACCGATCGGTGCGCGCGCGCCTTTCCTCCGCACCGGCCGCGCCGCGGCCCTGGCTGCCGGCTTGGCTGCCCTGTCGGCCGTGCCCGCCTCGGCGGCCGCGCCGGCGCATGACCCGAGCGGCACGTGGCTGACGCAGGACGGCAAGGCCCGCATCCGCGTCGAGAAGTGCGGCCCACAGGAGAAGAACCTGTGCGGCTACGCGGTGTGGCTGAAGACCCCCCTCAACGACGAGGGCAAGCCGCGGGTCGATTTCCGTAACCCCGATCCGAAGAAGCGCGCCCGCGCCTCCCTCGGCCACCAGCTCATCCTCGGGCTCAAGCTGAACAAGGATGCCCATTACGAGGGCAAGATCTACAACGCCGAGGACGGCAAGTTCTACGACGTGACGATCTGGTCGGACGCTCCCGAGGAGCTGACGGTCAAGGGCTGCCTCATCGCCTTCCTGTGCCAGTCCCAGACCTGGACCCGGGTGAGCGACGCGCTGCCCGGCCAGCTCACCGGCCCGACCAATGGCGCGAACGGTCCCCGCGCCGATGCCGAGTGGGCGCCGAAGACGGCCCCCGGCGCGACCGCCAGCGGCCCCGCCGCTACCGGCACCACCGGCGCTGCGCCCGCGGCCAAGCCGGCTCCGAAGCCGGCCGCACCGAAGGCCCCGGCCGCTCCCGCCCCGGCGCAGTAA
- the ssuD gene encoding FMNH2-dependent alkanesulfonate monooxygenase: protein MTAQSRPPADGKTDVLWFLPTHGDGRYLGASEGARDVSLPYLRQIAQAADDLGYYGVLLPTGRSCEDSWVIASALAPLTQRLRFLVAVRPGLQEPSVAARMAATLDRISDGRLLINVVTGGDPVELKGDGVFLDHDERYVVTDEFLHIWRGLMAGETVNFEGRHLRTENGRVIFRPVQAPYPPLYFGGSSPAGIEVAAEHCEVYLTWGEPPAGVAEKIAKAREAAEKKGKKFSYGIRLHVIVRETESEAWDAAERLISRLDDATIAQAQATLKRQDSVGQSRMMALHGGDRSRLVVSPNLWAGVGLVRGGAGTALVGSADQVADRMKEYIDLGIDRFILSGYPHLEEAYRFAELVFPKLPLRATTGTAPSTARNNGPFGEVIANDIVPTRRVGAH from the coding sequence ATGACCGCGCAGAGCCGCCCCCCCGCCGACGGCAAGACCGACGTTCTCTGGTTCCTGCCCACCCACGGCGACGGCCGTTATCTCGGCGCCTCGGAAGGCGCCCGCGACGTCTCGCTGCCCTATCTCCGCCAGATCGCGCAGGCCGCGGACGACCTCGGCTATTACGGCGTGCTGCTGCCGACCGGCCGTTCCTGCGAGGATTCCTGGGTGATCGCCTCGGCGCTCGCCCCCCTGACGCAGCGCCTGCGCTTCCTCGTCGCCGTGCGTCCCGGCCTGCAGGAGCCATCCGTCGCCGCACGCATGGCCGCGACACTGGACCGGATCTCCGACGGGCGCCTGCTCATCAACGTCGTGACCGGCGGCGACCCCGTCGAACTGAAGGGCGACGGCGTCTTCCTCGACCACGACGAGCGCTACGTCGTCACCGACGAGTTCCTGCATATCTGGCGCGGCCTGATGGCCGGCGAGACCGTGAACTTCGAGGGACGTCACCTGCGCACCGAGAACGGCCGGGTGATCTTCCGGCCCGTGCAGGCCCCTTATCCGCCGCTCTATTTCGGCGGCTCCTCGCCGGCCGGGATCGAGGTCGCGGCCGAGCATTGCGAGGTCTACCTCACCTGGGGCGAGCCCCCGGCCGGCGTCGCGGAGAAGATCGCCAAGGCGCGCGAGGCGGCTGAGAAAAAAGGCAAAAAATTCTCCTACGGCATCCGCCTGCACGTGATCGTGCGCGAGACGGAAAGCGAGGCCTGGGACGCGGCGGAGCGGCTGATCTCGCGGCTCGACGACGCCACCATCGCCCAGGCGCAGGCGACGCTGAAGCGCCAGGATTCCGTCGGCCAGAGCCGGATGATGGCCCTGCACGGCGGCGACCGATCCAGGCTCGTGGTCTCGCCCAACCTCTGGGCCGGCGTCGGCCTCGTGCGCGGCGGGGCGGGTACGGCGCTCGTCGGCTCGGCGGATCAGGTCGCCGACCGGATGAAGGAGTACATCGATCTCGGCATCGACCGCTTCATCCTCTCCGGCTACCCGCATCTGGAGGAGGCCTACCGCTTCGCCGAGCTGGTCTTCCCGAAGCTCCCCTTGCGCGCGACCACCGGCACGGCGCCGAGCACCGCCCGCAACAACGGTCCGTTCGGCGAGGTGATCGCCAACGACATCGTGCCGACCCGCCGCGTCGGCGCCCACTGA
- a CDS encoding FAD/NAD(P)-binding protein: MTRQASLPPIAVIGAGFSGTMAALQLLSALPPERPVLLCERSGSFARGLAYGTGNPAHLLNVRAANMSAFPDRPGHFEEWLAGADLGEGVVKTPAGTFVARGHYGSYLTDLLTAAVTGPGVPRLRLVNDAVVDLEPRAGGFVLRTEGGQAHRVAGAVLAMGNLASAAPKSRHSLDPWAPESFGRLHPHAPVLIVGTGLTMLDAVASLRAQGFSGAILALSRRGLLPNAHAPADFWPAPDLTPADLASLKRLLTRIRGEVARAATAGIGWHGVIDALRPLTDTIWRSLPPREQARFQRHLRPFWDVHRHRTAPPAARTIADESARGALTVRAGRLLAIEDEAAQAVVTLRLRGADRPERLAVQAMIDATGFGHLKESRDPLLRRLLERGFVRPGPFGLGLDAGVDYRAVGGSTAEGGGPLWILGPLLRGVLWECTAVPDIRNEAAELAGLVAGDLDRAAAA, translated from the coding sequence ATGACCCGTCAGGCGAGCCTGCCCCCCATCGCGGTGATCGGCGCGGGGTTCAGCGGCACCATGGCCGCGCTCCAGCTTCTCTCGGCGCTGCCGCCGGAGCGTCCGGTCCTGCTGTGCGAGCGTTCGGGGAGTTTTGCCCGGGGGCTGGCCTACGGCACCGGCAACCCGGCCCACCTCCTCAACGTGCGCGCCGCCAACATGAGCGCCTTCCCCGACCGGCCGGGCCATTTCGAGGAATGGCTGGCCGGGGCCGATCTCGGCGAGGGTGTGGTCAAAACCCCCGCCGGCACCTTCGTGGCGCGGGGCCATTACGGCAGCTACCTCACCGATTTGCTGACCGCGGCCGTCACCGGGCCGGGCGTGCCGCGGCTGCGCCTCGTCAATGACGCGGTGGTCGATCTGGAGCCCCGGGCCGGCGGCTTCGTGCTGCGCACGGAGGGCGGGCAGGCCCACCGGGTCGCCGGGGCCGTGCTCGCCATGGGCAACCTCGCCTCGGCCGCGCCCAAGAGCCGCCACAGCCTCGACCCCTGGGCCCCCGAAAGCTTCGGTCGCCTGCACCCGCACGCGCCGGTCCTCATCGTCGGCACCGGCCTCACCATGCTCGATGCGGTGGCGAGCCTGCGGGCGCAGGGCTTTTCCGGCGCGATCCTCGCCCTGTCGCGCCGCGGCCTGCTGCCGAACGCCCACGCCCCCGCCGACTTCTGGCCCGCACCGGATCTGACGCCGGCCGACCTCGCCTCCCTGAAGCGGCTGCTAACCCGCATCCGCGGGGAGGTGGCGCGGGCGGCGACGGCGGGCATCGGCTGGCACGGCGTCATCGATGCCCTGCGTCCGCTCACCGACACGATCTGGCGCAGCCTGCCCCCGCGCGAACAGGCCCGGTTCCAGCGCCACCTGCGCCCGTTCTGGGACGTGCATCGCCACCGCACCGCCCCGCCGGCCGCACGGACGATCGCCGACGAGAGCGCCCGCGGCGCCCTGACGGTGCGGGCCGGGCGCCTACTCGCGATCGAGGACGAGGCGGCGCAGGCGGTGGTGACGCTGCGCCTGCGCGGCGCCGACCGTCCGGAGCGTCTCGCCGTCCAGGCGATGATCGACGCCACCGGATTCGGTCACCTGAAGGAGAGCCGCGATCCGCTGCTGCGGCGTCTGCTGGAGCGCGGCTTCGTGCGCCCCGGGCCCTTCGGCCTCGGCCTCGATGCCGGCGTGGATTACCGGGCCGTCGGCGGATCGACCGCGGAGGGCGGGGGACCGCTCTGGATCCTCGGGCCGCTCCTGCGCGGCGTCCTGTGGGAATGCACCGCGGTGCCCGACATCCGCAACGAGGCGGCCGAACTGGCCGGCCTCGTCGCCGGCGACCTCGACCGCGCCGCCGCAGCCTAG